The following proteins come from a genomic window of Iamia sp. SCSIO 61187:
- a CDS encoding oxygenase MpaB family protein, translating to MTSAPARSDDLPDLPLGTDSVTWRVSCEPAFLLPSGPRALLLQVAHPAVSAGVADHSDYESRPWKRLIGTIDVMNKLSFGTPEGSARQAQQLRGRHAEITGTRPDGQPYRALDADNMLWVWATLLDTLVVSYERYVRRLADDERDQLYREWQAIGRACGVPLGRMPATWDAFTAYVAEVVATDLGPTETAVAVADQIVRPPIPRPLGPTVGRGLAAVTSPVLPPGLRAGLGLGEPSPAADRLAALARRVASATPGRVRRAPLAVALTVWSRPLRLPWPAFAHR from the coding sequence GTGACCTCGGCCCCGGCGCGCTCCGACGACCTGCCCGACCTGCCCCTCGGGACGGACAGCGTCACCTGGCGGGTGTCGTGCGAGCCCGCCTTCCTCCTGCCGTCCGGTCCCCGGGCCCTGCTCCTCCAGGTCGCCCACCCCGCCGTGTCCGCCGGCGTGGCCGACCACTCCGACTACGAGAGCCGGCCCTGGAAGCGCCTCATCGGCACCATCGACGTGATGAACAAGCTCTCCTTCGGGACGCCCGAGGGCTCGGCCCGTCAGGCGCAGCAGCTGCGCGGGCGTCACGCCGAGATCACCGGCACCCGGCCCGACGGGCAGCCCTACCGGGCCCTCGACGCCGACAACATGCTGTGGGTCTGGGCGACCCTCCTCGACACGCTGGTCGTCAGCTACGAGCGCTACGTCCGCCGCCTGGCCGACGACGAGCGGGACCAGCTCTACCGCGAGTGGCAGGCCATCGGACGGGCCTGCGGGGTGCCGTTGGGCCGCATGCCGGCGACGTGGGACGCCTTCACCGCCTACGTCGCCGAGGTGGTCGCCACCGACCTGGGCCCCACCGAGACGGCCGTCGCCGTGGCCGACCAGATCGTCCGCCCGCCGATCCCCCGGCCGCTCGGGCCCACGGTCGGCCGCGGCCTGGCCGCCGTGACCAGCCCGGTGCTCCCACCTGGCCTCCGGGCCGGCCTCGGGCTGGGGGAGCCGTCGCCGGCCGCCGACCGCCTGGCCGCCCTCGCCCGCCGGGTCGCGTCGGCCACCCCGGGCCGGGTCCGTCGCGCCCCCCTCGCGGTCGCCCTCACCGTGTGGTCGCGGCCCTTGCGTCTGCCCTGGCCCGCCTTCGCTCACCGGTGA
- a CDS encoding glycosyltransferase family 2 protein — protein sequence MSTATVVDAVPTSEDEPGGRRPTCVVIATRNGAAQLRSVISRARRQCPVFVVSDASTDVTAEVARLAGAEVLELEVNVGKPAAIRAALAHFEICRRFETVIVIDDDTTLAPDFAARCLARMRGGVAIVVGKTLSDWRRTVRWNPWVASRAFGYWRYQLFVRRGQSAFNVMNCISGSNSMYRSELLDELTSQPTPYIVDDTYWTLETHRRGLGRIVYAPDAVAAVQDPMDMGGWYRQNLRWLWGTMQGIHGHKVGRRRSWFDLAYVGLIVDWVLYVVLWPALLVAGVALGGASAGQSAAVYVAGYAAWSIVGAIALRRWRLVALFPALMAIDWIYRVLFVHAFIKTIRTPRVDSCVWESPARYQAA from the coding sequence GTGAGCACAGCAACGGTCGTGGATGCGGTCCCGACGAGCGAGGACGAGCCCGGCGGGCGACGGCCGACGTGCGTGGTCATCGCCACGCGGAACGGGGCCGCCCAGCTGCGGTCGGTCATCAGCCGGGCCCGGCGTCAGTGCCCGGTGTTCGTGGTGTCGGATGCGAGCACCGACGTGACCGCCGAGGTGGCCCGGTTGGCTGGCGCCGAGGTGCTCGAGCTCGAGGTGAACGTGGGCAAGCCCGCCGCGATCCGGGCTGCGCTGGCGCACTTCGAGATCTGCCGTCGCTTCGAGACCGTCATCGTGATCGACGACGACACCACCCTGGCGCCCGACTTCGCCGCCCGGTGCCTCGCTCGCATGCGCGGTGGCGTCGCCATCGTGGTGGGCAAGACGCTCTCGGACTGGCGCCGGACGGTCCGGTGGAACCCCTGGGTGGCGTCGCGGGCCTTCGGCTACTGGCGCTACCAGCTGTTCGTGCGACGCGGCCAGTCCGCCTTCAACGTCATGAACTGCATCTCGGGGTCGAACTCGATGTACCGCTCCGAGCTGCTGGACGAGCTGACCAGCCAGCCCACCCCCTACATCGTCGATGACACCTACTGGACCCTCGAGACCCACCGCCGGGGCCTCGGCCGCATTGTCTACGCCCCCGACGCCGTGGCTGCGGTGCAAGATCCCATGGACATGGGCGGCTGGTACCGCCAGAACCTCCGCTGGCTCTGGGGCACCATGCAGGGCATCCACGGCCACAAGGTCGGGCGCCGGCGGTCGTGGTTCGACCTGGCCTACGTCGGGCTCATCGTCGACTGGGTCCTCTACGTCGTGCTCTGGCCCGCCCTGCTCGTCGCCGGCGTCGCCCTGGGCGGAGCCAGCGCCGGGCAGTCAGCGGCGGTGTACGTCGCCGGCTACGCCGCCTGGTCGATCGTCGGCGCCATCGCCCTGCGCCGCTGGCGCCTCGTGGCCCTGTTCCCAGCTCTCATGGCCATCGACTGGATCTACCGGGTCCTGTTCGTCCACGCCTTCATCAAGACGATCCGCACCCCGCGGGTCGACAGCTGCGTCTGGGAATCCCCAGCCCGCTACCAAGCCGCCTGA
- a CDS encoding glycoside hydrolase family 18 protein, whose amino-acid sequence MVLAASWLVACNPLPVPSAPIETSAPRSRVVGYYSSWSIYERDRPVADIPADKLTHLNYAFANVVSGGCALGDPWADVQKPFPGDPANAPFKGNFRQLQLLKTAHPHLRTLISVGGSTFSGGFSDAALTAASRQRFARSCADFVQRYGFDGIDIDWEYPMGGGNAPGRPEDRVNATLLLRALRSELDARAAASGRRYLLSAATPAAAWSLDHYQIAEVAKVVDHLNVMAYDFHGHWDQRTGFNAALRPAPGDPTPAFTGAAAVDLYLSRGVPARLLTFGIPFYGRGWSGVGPTNGGLFQPAKGTVMGTSEPGMWDYSDLVSTRIPVMTRSWSSAAQVPFLYDARTGVFITYDDPTSVRAKAAYAASRGLGGVAIWELGADDDRHSLLAAATATR is encoded by the coding sequence GTGGTGCTCGCGGCGTCGTGGCTCGTGGCGTGCAACCCGCTGCCCGTCCCGAGCGCGCCGATCGAGACCTCGGCACCGAGGTCGCGGGTGGTCGGCTACTACTCCTCGTGGAGCATCTACGAGCGCGACCGCCCCGTGGCCGACATCCCGGCCGACAAGCTCACCCACCTGAACTACGCGTTCGCCAACGTGGTGTCGGGGGGGTGTGCCCTCGGGGACCCGTGGGCCGACGTGCAGAAGCCGTTCCCGGGTGATCCGGCGAACGCCCCCTTCAAGGGGAACTTCCGCCAGCTCCAGCTGCTGAAGACCGCCCACCCGCACCTGCGCACGCTGATCTCGGTCGGAGGGTCGACCTTCTCCGGCGGCTTCTCCGACGCGGCCCTCACCGCGGCGTCGCGCCAACGGTTCGCTCGCTCGTGCGCCGACTTCGTCCAGCGGTACGGGTTCGACGGGATCGACATCGACTGGGAGTACCCGATGGGAGGCGGCAACGCGCCCGGACGACCCGAGGACAGGGTGAACGCCACGCTCCTGCTGCGGGCGCTGCGGAGCGAGCTCGACGCACGGGCTGCGGCGAGCGGGCGCCGGTACCTGCTCAGCGCAGCCACCCCCGCAGCGGCCTGGAGCCTGGACCACTACCAGATCGCCGAGGTGGCGAAGGTGGTCGACCACCTCAACGTCATGGCCTACGACTTCCACGGGCACTGGGACCAGCGGACCGGGTTCAACGCCGCCCTTCGACCTGCGCCCGGCGACCCCACGCCGGCCTTCACCGGTGCGGCCGCCGTCGACCTCTACCTGTCGCGGGGGGTCCCCGCCCGCCTCCTCACCTTCGGCATCCCGTTCTACGGTCGAGGTTGGAGCGGCGTCGGCCCGACCAACGGTGGCCTCTTCCAGCCCGCCAAGGGGACCGTGATGGGGACGTCCGAGCCCGGCATGTGGGACTACTCCGACCTCGTCTCCACCCGCATCCCCGTGATGACCCGGTCGTGGAGCTCGGCCGCCCAGGTCCCCTTCCTCTACGACGCCCGGACGGGGGTGTTCATCACCTACGACGACCCCACGTCGGTGCGGGCCAAGGCGGCCTACGCCGCGAGCCGTGGCCTGGGCGGCGTCGCCATCTGGGAGCTGGGCGCAGACGACGACCGCCACAGCCTGCTGGCTGCGGCGACCGCCACCCGCTGA
- a CDS encoding SRPBCC family protein produces the protein MTTDPTRVALEITVDVPVEHAFATFTERFDDIKPREHNLLAVPIERTVLEPRVGGTIHDIGTDGSTCTWSRVLAFEPPHRLVLSWDIGPTWQLETDAARCSEVEVTFTALDGERTRVDLEHRHLDRHGDGWEGLTSLGEGTGWPLYLARYQGITTADAVT, from the coding sequence ATGACCACCGACCCCACCCGCGTCGCTCTGGAGATCACCGTCGACGTCCCCGTCGAGCACGCCTTCGCCACCTTCACCGAGCGGTTCGACGACATCAAGCCCCGCGAGCACAACCTCCTGGCCGTGCCGATCGAGCGCACCGTGCTCGAGCCCCGCGTCGGCGGCACGATCCACGACATCGGCACCGACGGCAGCACCTGCACGTGGTCGCGGGTCCTGGCCTTCGAGCCACCCCACCGCCTCGTGCTCAGCTGGGACATCGGGCCCACCTGGCAGCTGGAGACCGACGCGGCTCGCTGCAGCGAGGTGGAGGTCACCTTCACCGCCCTCGACGGCGAGCGCACCCGGGTCGACCTCGAGCACCGCCACCTCGACCGCCACGGCGACGGCTGGGAGGGCCTCACCAGCTTGGGCGAGGGCACCGGCTGGCCGCTCTACCTCGCCCGCTACCAGGGCATCACCACGGCCGACGCGGTGACGTGA
- a CDS encoding helix-turn-helix transcriptional regulator, whose amino-acid sequence MAAALAPAPEIDPWHALGDATRRRVLAAVVDGPRSVTGIADGLPVSRPAVSQHLKVLLDAGLVDVEQDGRQRLYRIRPDGLEPVRRELEAFWGGTLAGLKRIAEQTYRP is encoded by the coding sequence GTGGCCGCCGCCCTCGCCCCCGCCCCCGAGATCGACCCGTGGCACGCGCTCGGCGACGCCACCCGCCGACGGGTGCTCGCCGCCGTGGTCGACGGCCCGCGGTCGGTCACCGGCATCGCCGACGGCCTGCCGGTGAGCCGCCCGGCCGTCTCCCAGCACCTCAAGGTCCTGCTCGACGCCGGCCTGGTCGACGTCGAGCAGGACGGCCGGCAGCGCCTCTACCGCATCCGGCCCGACGGGCTCGAGCCGGTCCGCCGGGAGCTGGAGGCGTTCTGGGGCGGCACCTTGGCCGGCCTCAAGCGCATCGCCGAGCAGACCTACCGACCCTGA